The following coding sequences lie in one Streptomyces xiamenensis genomic window:
- a CDS encoding glycosyl hydrolase, whose amino-acid sequence MSQHRVPRRRRRIALTTAAAATAAAVVGVVVIPSAGAAEVPVGSGSYSDTRPAGAQGPTDNMGTPVLPQVTDTVAGEPVPTNKWWSSLVFKRYPDNPYSQPMYGHPLTYQAVAEGLQVGHPTDHAIVGDGRQYEYVHTADLTLSVAGLDSPDVKADGWSDWTVNPYWGDGDRELRATIGHGLPYVYAEAAGGDAEIITNGTPEVFSDDGNILGVTVAGNHYALFAPTGSDWNVSGTSVTAALGGQDYYSVALLPEREALDTYAQYAFSFVTGSEVSWDYDTEAGEINATYTLRTEAREGSETGTIQALYRHQWLHTDDALLAYEYVSPRGAMKVREGNSFTTTQSVPGVLPVLPESDGVDEARLSGYIADVLGSQDPFEGATDTYWTGKQLGKLAQLTTIADQAGDEASRDRLLTLIKDRLEEWFTVGGAAEFSYDSDWSTLTGYPASYGSDAELNDHHFHYSYFVMAAAIVAQFDPAWAEQSAWGGMVGELIRDTANPARDDDRYPFLRGFDPYAGHSWAAGHQGFAAGNNQESSSESVNLSVGLIMWGSATGDEELRDLGVYLLATEAESIRQYWFDADQEVYPEDYAHPIVGMVWGSGAAYSTWWTANPEEIHGINVLPVTGGSLHLAANPEAVARNLDHLVEQNGGPFEEWRDLLWQFQALADPATAKASYDADGDAYEPEAGATRAHTYHWINTLATVGAPNLDVTADSPTAAVFEKDGTRTYTAHNYAGTEQTVTFSDGTTLTVPARSSATSQG is encoded by the coding sequence ATGAGCCAGCATCGCGTGCCCCGGCGACGACGCCGGATCGCACTGACAACCGCCGCGGCGGCGACGGCGGCGGCCGTGGTCGGCGTCGTGGTGATCCCCTCCGCGGGGGCCGCGGAGGTCCCGGTCGGCAGCGGCAGCTACTCCGACACCCGCCCGGCCGGCGCCCAGGGCCCCACCGACAACATGGGCACCCCGGTGCTGCCGCAGGTCACCGACACGGTCGCCGGGGAGCCGGTGCCCACCAACAAGTGGTGGTCCTCGCTCGTCTTCAAGCGCTACCCGGACAACCCGTACTCCCAGCCGATGTACGGTCACCCCCTCACCTACCAGGCCGTCGCCGAGGGCCTCCAGGTGGGCCACCCCACCGACCACGCCATCGTCGGCGACGGGCGGCAGTACGAGTACGTCCACACCGCCGACCTCACCCTGAGCGTCGCCGGCCTCGACTCGCCCGACGTCAAGGCGGACGGCTGGTCCGACTGGACCGTCAACCCCTACTGGGGTGACGGGGACCGCGAACTGCGCGCCACCATCGGCCACGGCCTGCCGTACGTGTACGCGGAGGCCGCCGGCGGGGACGCCGAGATCATCACCAACGGCACGCCGGAGGTCTTCTCCGACGACGGCAACATCCTCGGTGTGACCGTCGCCGGCAACCACTACGCGCTGTTCGCCCCCACCGGCAGCGACTGGAACGTCTCCGGCACCTCCGTGACGGCGGCGCTCGGCGGCCAGGACTACTACTCGGTCGCGCTGCTCCCCGAGCGGGAGGCGCTGGACACGTACGCCCAGTACGCCTTCAGCTTCGTCACCGGCTCCGAGGTGTCGTGGGACTACGACACCGAGGCGGGCGAGATCAACGCCACCTACACCCTGCGGACCGAGGCACGCGAGGGCTCGGAGACCGGCACCATCCAGGCGCTCTACCGCCACCAGTGGCTGCACACCGACGACGCGCTGCTGGCGTACGAGTACGTCTCACCGCGCGGCGCGATGAAGGTCCGCGAGGGCAACTCCTTCACCACCACGCAGTCCGTGCCCGGTGTGCTGCCCGTGCTGCCCGAGAGCGACGGTGTCGACGAGGCCCGGCTGAGCGGCTACATCGCCGACGTGCTCGGCTCGCAGGACCCCTTCGAGGGCGCCACCGACACCTACTGGACCGGCAAGCAGCTGGGCAAGCTCGCCCAGCTCACCACCATCGCCGACCAGGCAGGTGACGAGGCATCCCGCGACCGGCTGCTGACGCTGATCAAGGACCGGCTGGAGGAGTGGTTCACGGTCGGCGGAGCGGCGGAGTTCTCCTACGACTCCGACTGGTCGACCCTCACCGGCTACCCGGCGTCCTACGGCAGCGACGCCGAGCTGAACGACCACCACTTCCACTACAGCTACTTCGTGATGGCGGCCGCGATCGTCGCGCAGTTCGACCCCGCGTGGGCCGAGCAGTCGGCCTGGGGCGGCATGGTCGGCGAGCTGATCCGCGACACCGCCAACCCGGCGCGTGACGACGACCGTTACCCGTTCCTGCGGGGCTTCGACCCGTACGCGGGCCACAGCTGGGCCGCCGGCCACCAGGGCTTCGCCGCAGGCAACAACCAGGAGTCCTCCTCGGAGTCCGTCAACCTCAGCGTCGGCCTCATCATGTGGGGCTCGGCCACCGGCGACGAGGAACTGCGGGACCTGGGCGTCTACCTGCTGGCCACCGAGGCCGAGTCGATCCGGCAGTACTGGTTCGACGCCGACCAGGAGGTCTACCCCGAGGACTACGCGCACCCGATCGTCGGCATGGTCTGGGGCTCCGGCGCCGCCTACTCCACCTGGTGGACCGCCAACCCCGAGGAGATCCACGGCATCAACGTGCTGCCCGTGACCGGTGGTTCGCTGCACCTGGCCGCCAACCCGGAGGCCGTGGCCCGCAACCTGGACCACCTCGTCGAGCAGAACGGCGGGCCGTTCGAGGAGTGGCGCGACCTGCTGTGGCAGTTCCAGGCACTCGCCGACCCGGCGACCGCCAAGGCGTCCTACGACGCGGACGGTGACGCGTACGAGCCGGAGGCCGGGGCGACCCGCGCCCACACGTACCACTGGATCAACACCCTCGCCACGGTCGGTGCGCCCAACCTCGACGTGACGGCCGACAGCCCGACCGCCGCGGTGTTCGAGAAGGACGGCACGCGCACCTACACCGCGCACAACTACGCCGGCACCGAGCAGACGGTGACGTTCTCCGACGGCACCACGCTCACGGTCCCGGCCCGCTCGTCCGCCACCTCGCAGGGCTGA
- a CDS encoding glycoside hydrolase family 2 protein has translation MPTRTAAPRPEYPRPQFVREDWLNLNGTWQFAFDPGDSGLERGLLTSGLDREITVPFPPESVLSGIGETDFLEAVWYRRTLTLPAGWTGRRVLLHFGAVDYDATVWVNGTEVARHRGGFTPFTADLHEVAGPGEEITVTVRARDPKSGPQARGKQALRYANHDCNYTRVTGIWQTVWAEPVPHVRLHRPRITPDLAGSAFHLELPLSGNAPGHRVRARLSDAEGEVVTAEARADLDLAPRLYLPVPRDRHRVWSPQDPHLYDLRLELLDGEGQVVDSVGSYAGLRSVAIRDKAVLLNGEPVFQRLVLDQGWYPDGLMTAPTDAALVRDIELAQAAGFNGARLHQKVFEERFLHHADRLGYLVWGEFGDWGCEVGGSSGDNQQPDASYTGQWLEAVERDYSHPSIIGWCPLNETYQRLHDRTTQLDAVTRAMFLATKALDTTRPVLDASGYAHRVAESDIYDAHTYEQDPAAFGAQVAGLDRDDPYVNTAPDGRPWSLPYRGQPYFISEFGGIWWHPETAALARGDDREESWGYGDRPRDEEEFHARFAGLTGVLLADPGMFGYCYTQLTDVFQEQNGVYRFDRSDKLDVSRIRSAQLRPAAIERREG, from the coding sequence GTGCCCACCCGCACCGCCGCACCCCGTCCCGAGTACCCGCGACCGCAGTTCGTCCGCGAGGACTGGCTGAACCTCAACGGCACCTGGCAGTTCGCCTTCGACCCCGGGGACAGCGGCCTGGAACGCGGCCTGCTGACCAGCGGCCTGGACCGGGAGATCACCGTGCCGTTCCCGCCGGAGTCCGTGCTCTCCGGCATCGGGGAGACCGACTTCCTGGAGGCCGTCTGGTACCGGCGCACCCTCACCCTGCCCGCCGGGTGGACCGGCCGGCGGGTCCTGCTGCACTTCGGTGCCGTGGACTACGACGCCACCGTGTGGGTGAACGGCACCGAGGTGGCCCGGCACCGGGGCGGGTTCACCCCCTTCACCGCCGACCTGCACGAGGTGGCCGGGCCGGGTGAGGAGATCACCGTCACGGTGCGCGCCCGCGACCCCAAGTCCGGCCCCCAGGCCCGGGGCAAGCAGGCTCTGCGCTACGCCAACCACGACTGCAACTACACCCGGGTCACGGGCATCTGGCAGACGGTGTGGGCCGAGCCGGTGCCGCACGTCCGGCTGCACCGCCCCCGGATCACCCCGGATCTGGCGGGCTCCGCCTTCCATCTGGAGCTGCCGCTGTCCGGCAACGCGCCGGGGCACCGCGTACGGGCCCGGCTGAGCGACGCGGAGGGCGAGGTCGTCACCGCCGAGGCCCGCGCCGATCTGGATCTGGCGCCCCGGCTGTATCTGCCCGTACCGCGGGACCGCCACCGGGTGTGGAGCCCGCAGGACCCCCACCTGTACGACCTGCGGCTGGAACTGCTGGACGGCGAGGGCCAGGTGGTCGACTCGGTCGGCAGCTACGCGGGGCTGCGCTCGGTGGCGATCCGGGACAAGGCGGTCCTGCTCAACGGGGAACCGGTCTTCCAGCGGCTGGTGCTGGACCAGGGCTGGTACCCGGACGGGCTGATGACGGCTCCCACCGACGCGGCGCTGGTGCGGGACATCGAACTCGCCCAGGCGGCCGGCTTCAACGGCGCCCGGCTGCACCAGAAGGTGTTCGAGGAGCGGTTCCTGCACCACGCCGACCGGCTCGGGTACCTGGTGTGGGGCGAGTTCGGCGACTGGGGCTGCGAGGTGGGCGGCAGTTCGGGTGACAACCAGCAGCCCGACGCGTCGTACACCGGGCAGTGGCTGGAGGCGGTGGAGCGCGACTACTCCCACCCCTCGATCATCGGCTGGTGCCCGCTGAACGAGACGTACCAGCGGCTGCACGACCGCACCACGCAACTGGACGCGGTGACGCGGGCGATGTTCCTGGCCACCAAGGCCCTGGACACCACCCGGCCGGTCCTGGACGCCTCCGGGTACGCCCACCGGGTCGCGGAGAGCGACATCTACGACGCGCACACCTACGAGCAGGACCCCGCCGCCTTCGGCGCGCAGGTCGCCGGACTCGACCGGGACGATCCGTATGTCAACACCGCGCCCGACGGGCGGCCGTGGTCGCTGCCGTACCGCGGACAGCCCTATTTCATCAGCGAGTTCGGCGGCATCTGGTGGCATCCGGAGACCGCGGCCCTGGCCCGGGGGGATGACCGTGAGGAGTCCTGGGGCTACGGCGACCGCCCGCGCGACGAGGAGGAGTTCCATGCCCGGTTCGCCGGATTGACGGGCGTGCTGCTGGCCGATCCGGGCATGTTCGGCTACTGCTACACCCAGCTGACCGACGTGTTCCAGGAGCAGAATGGCGTCTACCGCTTCGACCGGAGCGACAAGCTGGATGTCTCCCGGATCCGGTCGGCCCAGTTGCGGCCGGCGGCCATCGAGCGGCGCGAGGGCTGA
- a CDS encoding carbohydrate ABC transporter permease, with product MPATTTLGTRPRPARRRAAAESAGSPLFLGHGRLPRALAGTALAVFTLLWLTPFALALVTSLQSERDVASSGLNPLKGALTLESYRQIIERGNIPVWAVNSLLVATLVTVITVVISTLAAYAFSRGTFRGRRVLLGVTVASIMVPPQLLIVPLFQQMLTFNLVDTYWAVILPQVVAPMMVFILKRFFDAVPRELEEAARIDGASELRVFRSVVLPLSRPIVAAVSVFVFIGAWNNFLWPFIIINDSSLMTLPVGLATVREAYGIQYAQSMASALLAAAPLIIVFLFFQRRIVKSVATTGLGGT from the coding sequence GTGCCCGCCACCACCACCCTTGGCACCCGGCCGCGCCCGGCGCGCCGCCGGGCGGCGGCCGAATCCGCCGGCTCCCCGCTGTTCCTGGGCCACGGCCGGCTGCCCAGGGCGCTGGCCGGCACGGCGCTCGCGGTGTTCACGCTGCTGTGGCTGACGCCCTTCGCGCTGGCGCTGGTGACCTCCCTGCAGAGCGAGCGGGACGTCGCCTCCTCCGGCCTCAACCCCCTCAAGGGCGCGCTGACCCTGGAGTCCTACCGCCAGATCATCGAACGCGGCAACATACCGGTGTGGGCCGTCAACAGCCTGCTGGTCGCCACGCTGGTCACCGTCATCACCGTGGTGATCTCCACGCTGGCCGCCTACGCGTTCTCCCGGGGCACCTTCCGCGGCCGGCGGGTGCTGCTGGGCGTCACGGTCGCGTCCATCATGGTGCCGCCGCAACTGCTCATCGTTCCGCTCTTCCAGCAGATGCTCACGTTCAACCTGGTCGACACCTACTGGGCGGTCATCCTGCCCCAGGTGGTGGCGCCGATGATGGTCTTCATCCTCAAACGGTTCTTCGACGCCGTGCCCCGGGAGCTGGAGGAGGCCGCCCGGATCGACGGCGCCTCCGAGCTGCGGGTCTTCCGCTCGGTGGTGCTGCCGCTGTCGCGCCCCATCGTGGCGGCCGTCTCCGTGTTCGTGTTCATCGGTGCCTGGAACAACTTCCTGTGGCCGTTCATCATCATCAACGACTCGTCCCTGATGACCCTTCCGGTGGGTCTGGCGACGGTGCGCGAGGCCTACGGCATCCAGTACGCCCAGTCGATGGCGTCGGCGCTGCTGGCCGCCGCTCCCCTGATCATCGTCTTCCTGTTCTTCCAGCGCCGCATCGTGAAGTCCGTGGCCACCACCGGTCTCGGCGGCACCTGA
- a CDS encoding carbohydrate ABC transporter permease has protein sequence MSTKASPKTVAARDGGGGGVPEPSPAAGRSGARRRPSGGWFVLPFALCFGLFMLWPIVHGITMSFTDESLTLAGTSFVGFDNYAEAFGDAAVWNALGNTLFFTLITTVPLVLIALAMALLVHTGLAGQWLWRLAFFAPYLLPVAVVTLIWQWVYQPDLGLANQLLEALGFAPVGWLSDEAVAMWAIALLTVWWTVGFNFLLYLAALQSLPDTLFEAAALDGAGAWRRLWSITLPQLRRTTVLVGMLQVLASLKVFDQIYILTKGGPNDSTRPILEYIYDVGFTGYRLGYASAISYLFFALIIVISIAQLRFFPRQEG, from the coding sequence ATGAGCACCAAGGCTTCCCCGAAGACCGTCGCCGCGCGCGACGGCGGTGGCGGCGGCGTTCCGGAGCCGTCGCCGGCCGCGGGCCGTTCCGGAGCGCGAAGGCGCCCGAGCGGAGGGTGGTTCGTCCTGCCCTTCGCCCTGTGCTTCGGGCTGTTCATGCTGTGGCCCATCGTCCACGGCATCACGATGAGCTTCACCGACGAGTCGCTCACCCTCGCCGGGACCTCGTTCGTCGGCTTCGACAACTACGCGGAGGCCTTCGGCGACGCGGCGGTGTGGAACGCCCTGGGCAACACGCTGTTCTTCACGCTGATCACCACCGTGCCCCTGGTGCTGATCGCCCTGGCGATGGCCCTGCTGGTGCACACCGGTCTGGCGGGCCAGTGGCTGTGGCGGCTGGCGTTCTTCGCCCCGTACCTGCTGCCGGTCGCCGTGGTGACGCTGATCTGGCAGTGGGTGTACCAGCCCGATCTGGGCCTGGCCAACCAGCTGCTGGAAGCCCTGGGCTTCGCCCCGGTGGGCTGGCTCTCCGACGAGGCGGTCGCCATGTGGGCGATCGCGCTGCTCACCGTCTGGTGGACCGTCGGCTTCAACTTCCTGCTCTATCTCGCGGCGCTCCAGTCGCTGCCCGACACGCTCTTCGAGGCGGCGGCCCTGGACGGCGCCGGCGCCTGGCGGCGGCTGTGGTCCATCACGCTGCCCCAGTTGCGGCGCACCACGGTGCTGGTCGGCATGCTCCAGGTCCTCGCCTCGCTCAAGGTGTTCGACCAGATCTACATCCTCACCAAGGGCGGGCCCAACGACAGCACCCGCCCCATCCTGGAGTACATCTACGACGTCGGGTTCACCGGCTACCGGCTGGGTTACGCCTCCGCCATCTCCTATCTCTTCTTCGCGCTGATCATCGTCATCTCCATCGCCCAGCTGCGGTTCTTCCCGCGTCAGGAGGGCTGA
- a CDS encoding extracellular solute-binding protein, with protein MTGAHPRRRDRFTVDRRRFLRLSLTASGAALAPGLLAGCGAPAPGGDGLGLKIWDLFSGGDGLLMDEMMDTVSGGPEGFTLDRTILEWGPSYYTKLAMAAAGGRAPDVAVLHLSRMPGYAPGGLLDPFDMELLAEFGVTREDFPPALWERAQWEGTLYAVPLDTHPFIVFYDLDVAERAGVLDGEGRLIQPGSPGAMLETSAALAEAQGGAGLLFGHVTDPAQNWRIFNALYAQTGATFGLPESGPAIDTDAAVRVVSFLQELFDGRTNPNHLDYFGALASFTESRGAMIAVGEWELPTLRSTGIRLGAAPFVNVFGEPAVATDSHSYVLPRQESPDPARRREAHRYVAAMLRQSLTWASAGHIPAYQPVLAEPGYADLDPQSFYTEAGDLAVLDPPAWFAGSGSLFQDRMSQAIQPALLGNASAEAAVGRMVRECADLLDQPNPVR; from the coding sequence ATGACCGGTGCACATCCCAGGCGCCGCGACCGGTTCACGGTGGACCGGCGGCGGTTTCTGCGGCTCTCCCTGACCGCCTCCGGAGCGGCGCTCGCCCCCGGTCTGCTCGCCGGCTGCGGCGCCCCGGCCCCCGGCGGTGACGGCCTGGGGCTGAAGATCTGGGACCTGTTCTCCGGCGGCGACGGCCTGCTGATGGACGAGATGATGGACACCGTCAGCGGCGGGCCCGAGGGCTTCACCCTGGACCGCACCATCCTGGAGTGGGGACCGTCGTACTACACCAAACTGGCCATGGCCGCCGCGGGCGGCCGGGCGCCCGACGTCGCGGTGCTCCATCTGTCGCGGATGCCGGGGTACGCGCCCGGCGGGCTGCTCGATCCCTTCGACATGGAGCTGCTGGCCGAATTCGGCGTCACCCGTGAGGACTTCCCGCCGGCCCTGTGGGAACGGGCCCAGTGGGAGGGCACGCTGTACGCCGTCCCCCTGGACACCCACCCGTTCATCGTCTTCTACGACCTGGACGTGGCCGAACGGGCGGGCGTGCTGGACGGTGAGGGCCGGCTGATCCAGCCCGGTTCGCCCGGCGCGATGCTGGAGACCAGCGCGGCACTCGCCGAGGCGCAGGGCGGGGCCGGGCTGCTGTTCGGCCATGTGACCGACCCCGCCCAGAACTGGCGGATCTTCAACGCCCTGTACGCGCAGACCGGCGCCACCTTCGGCCTGCCCGAGTCGGGCCCTGCCATCGACACCGACGCGGCGGTGCGCGTCGTGTCCTTCCTCCAGGAGCTCTTCGACGGCCGCACCAACCCCAACCACCTGGACTACTTCGGCGCCCTGGCGTCCTTCACCGAGAGCCGCGGCGCCATGATCGCCGTCGGCGAGTGGGAGCTGCCCACCCTGCGCAGCACCGGCATCCGGCTGGGCGCCGCGCCGTTCGTCAACGTCTTCGGCGAACCCGCCGTCGCCACCGACTCGCACAGCTACGTACTCCCCCGGCAGGAGAGCCCCGACCCGGCGCGGCGGCGCGAGGCGCACCGCTATGTGGCGGCCATGCTCCGGCAGAGCCTCACCTGGGCCAGTGCCGGCCACATACCCGCCTATCAGCCGGTCCTGGCCGAACCCGGGTACGCCGACCTGGATCCGCAGTCCTTCTACACCGAGGCGGGCGACCTGGCCGTACTGGACCCGCCCGCCTGGTTCGCCGGCTCCGGGTCGCTCTTCCAGGACCGGATGTCGCAGGCCATTCAGCCCGCGCTGCTGGGCAACGCGTCCGCCGAGGCGGCGGTGGGGCGGATGGTCCGCGAGTGCGCGGACCTCCTCGACCAGCCGAACCCCGTCCGGTGA
- a CDS encoding LacI family DNA-binding transcriptional regulator — protein sequence MARPRIKDVARRAGVSEKTVSNVINDYAHVSERTRTAVREAIDELGYRVNLAGRHLRRGRTGIIALVVPELDIPYFADLATLIITEAERNAMTVLVHQTREDRRRELAALEGFGSDFADGLILSPLTLTGTDLRDRPGAPPTVLLGERVRPGQADHVAIDNERAAREATVHLLELGRRRIWVIGGKEGTEPGTAEVRSAGHRAALEAAGLPWDPAVLLRVENFRALDGALAVRRLLDAGETPDGLLCLNDQLALGAMRELHDRGLRVPEDVAVVGFDDVEGGRFSVPSLTTVAPDKHAVARVALELLMVRISERDTGGAITPPRERVVAHRLLVRESSMGTGSRA from the coding sequence GTGGCGCGACCCAGGATCAAGGACGTGGCGCGACGCGCGGGCGTCTCGGAGAAGACCGTCTCCAACGTGATCAACGACTACGCGCATGTCTCGGAACGGACCCGCACCGCCGTGCGGGAGGCCATCGACGAGCTGGGCTACCGCGTGAACCTCGCCGGCCGGCATCTGCGCCGGGGCAGAACGGGCATCATCGCGCTGGTCGTCCCCGAACTCGACATCCCCTACTTCGCGGACCTCGCCACGCTGATCATCACCGAGGCCGAACGGAACGCGATGACGGTCCTGGTGCACCAGACCCGCGAGGACCGGCGCCGGGAACTGGCGGCCCTGGAGGGGTTCGGATCGGACTTCGCCGACGGCCTGATCCTCAGCCCGCTGACCCTCACGGGCACGGATCTGCGCGACCGCCCCGGCGCCCCGCCGACCGTACTGCTCGGCGAGCGGGTACGCCCCGGGCAGGCCGACCATGTCGCCATCGACAACGAACGGGCCGCCCGCGAGGCGACCGTTCACCTGCTGGAACTCGGCCGCCGCCGCATCTGGGTGATCGGCGGCAAGGAGGGCACGGAACCGGGCACCGCCGAGGTGCGCAGCGCCGGCCACCGGGCCGCGCTGGAGGCCGCGGGCCTGCCCTGGGACCCGGCGGTACTGCTGCGGGTCGAGAACTTCCGGGCCCTGGACGGCGCGCTGGCGGTACGCCGCCTGCTGGACGCCGGGGAGACGCCGGACGGGCTGCTGTGCCTCAACGACCAACTGGCGCTCGGCGCCATGCGGGAGCTGCACGACCGGGGGCTGCGGGTGCCCGAGGACGTGGCGGTGGTGGGTTTCGACGACGTGGAGGGCGGCCGGTTCAGCGTGCCGTCCCTGACGACCGTGGCACCCGACAAACACGCCGTGGCGCGCGTCGCCCTGGAACTGCTCATGGTCCGGATCTCCGAACGGGACACCGGGGGCGCCATCACACCGCCACGGGAACGGGTGGTGGCGCACCGCCTGCTGGTGCGCGAGAGCAGCATGGGCACCGGTTCCCGCGCCTGA
- a CDS encoding LacI family DNA-binding transcriptional regulator: MPGELNVGAGERGRRPATIYDVARLAGVSHMTVSRYLRGTTGVGAESGRKVARAVALLDYRPNRMARIMRTRRSDRIAVILPDATGMMPTRLLTGAARAAHEAGYLLDLVALEGDAAARAERIHTLLRPEYVAGIVAFTPLHAWTGDRAPTEMAVPVVVDGEYDDNMRAQGVLADATPAAGIVRHLAGLGHRRFLHVAGPQAWASARNRRAVYEATVAELGLESYGVAPGDWGAEAGRRAAGWLPGSGVTAVFAANDRTAFGVVQGLRELGIDVPGQVSVFGWDDDEIGRCLVPALSTVSVDRERQGGDAVRRLLALLNGQEPAAPPEAGALNRLVVRDSTGPAPTRAV, from the coding sequence ATGCCCGGGGAGCTGAACGTGGGCGCCGGGGAGCGCGGGAGACGGCCGGCGACGATCTATGACGTCGCGCGACTGGCCGGGGTCTCCCACATGACGGTGTCGCGCTATCTGCGCGGCACGACCGGGGTCGGGGCGGAATCGGGCCGCAAGGTCGCGCGGGCGGTGGCGCTGCTGGACTACCGGCCCAACCGGATGGCGCGGATCATGCGCACCCGCAGGTCGGACCGGATCGCCGTGATCCTGCCCGACGCGACCGGCATGATGCCGACCCGGCTGCTCACCGGGGCCGCCCGTGCCGCGCACGAGGCGGGGTACCTGCTCGACCTGGTCGCCCTGGAGGGGGACGCCGCCGCCCGGGCGGAGCGCATTCACACGCTCCTGCGGCCCGAGTACGTCGCGGGGATCGTGGCCTTCACCCCCCTGCACGCGTGGACGGGGGACCGCGCGCCGACCGAGATGGCGGTGCCGGTGGTGGTCGACGGGGAGTACGACGACAACATGCGCGCCCAGGGAGTGCTCGCGGACGCCACGCCGGCGGCGGGCATCGTCCGCCACCTGGCCGGGCTCGGGCACCGTCGCTTCCTCCACGTCGCCGGGCCCCAGGCGTGGGCGTCGGCGCGCAACCGGCGGGCGGTGTACGAGGCCACCGTCGCCGAACTGGGCCTGGAGTCCTACGGGGTGGCCCCGGGCGACTGGGGGGCGGAGGCGGGCCGGCGGGCGGCCGGGTGGCTGCCGGGGTCCGGGGTGACGGCGGTGTTCGCGGCGAACGACCGGACCGCCTTCGGGGTGGTCCAGGGGCTGCGCGAGCTGGGCATCGACGTGCCGGGACAGGTCAGTGTCTTCGGGTGGGACGACGACGAGATCGGCCGCTGCCTCGTCCCCGCGCTGTCGACGGTCAGCGTCGACCGGGAGCGGCAGGGAGGCGATGCCGTGCGGCGGCTGCTGGCGCTGCTGAACGGTCAGGAGCCGGCCGCCCCGCCGGAGGCCGGGGCGCTGAACCGGCTGGTGGTGCGCGATTCGACGGGCCCGGCACCAACGCGCGCCGTGTGA
- a CDS encoding carbohydrate ABC transporter permease — MSALGEFRTLSKSRGTRAGDGERRERNRDNKAAALFLAPWVLGLLGITIGPMIASLYLAFTDYNLLQDPQFTGLDNIRRMLSDERLAQSLQVTFVYVLVAVPLQLMVALALALLLDRGVRGLPLYRSVLYLPSLLGASVAIAVLWRLVFGAQGLVNAFLALFGIEGPGWVSDPDTALGTLIILHVWTFGAPMVIFLAGLRQIPRELYEAAATDGASRRRQLFSITLPLLSPIIFFNLVLGLIGSFQSFTQAFIVSGGTGGPSDSTLFFSLYLYQEGFTSFRMGYASALAWLLLLIIGAFTAVNFWASKYWVFYND, encoded by the coding sequence ATGAGCGCGCTGGGCGAGTTCCGCACGCTCAGCAAGTCACGCGGCACACGGGCGGGCGACGGGGAGCGAAGAGAACGGAACCGCGACAACAAGGCGGCAGCGCTCTTCCTGGCGCCGTGGGTGCTGGGACTGCTCGGTATCACCATCGGCCCGATGATCGCCTCGCTGTATCTGGCGTTCACGGACTACAACCTGCTGCAGGACCCGCAGTTCACCGGCCTGGACAATATCCGCCGGATGCTGTCCGACGAACGTCTCGCGCAGTCCCTGCAGGTCACGTTCGTCTACGTGCTGGTGGCGGTGCCGTTGCAGCTGATGGTGGCGCTCGCTCTGGCGCTGCTGCTGGACCGCGGTGTCCGCGGTCTGCCGCTCTACCGCTCCGTCCTCTACCTGCCCTCGCTGCTGGGCGCCAGTGTCGCCATCGCCGTGCTGTGGCGACTGGTGTTCGGGGCCCAGGGCCTGGTGAACGCCTTCCTGGCCCTGTTCGGTATCGAGGGCCCGGGCTGGGTGTCCGATCCGGACACCGCGCTGGGCACACTGATCATTCTGCACGTGTGGACGTTCGGCGCGCCGATGGTGATCTTCCTGGCGGGGCTGCGGCAGATTCCGCGAGAGCTGTACGAGGCGGCGGCCACCGATGGGGCCTCCAGGCGGCGGCAGCTGTTCTCGATCACGCTGCCGCTGCTGAGTCCGATCATCTTCTTCAACCTGGTGCTCGGGTTGATCGGGAGTTTCCAGTCCTTCACCCAGGCGTTCATCGTCTCGGGCGGGACAGGCGGGCCCAGTGACTCGACGCTGTTCTTCTCGCTCTACCTCTACCAGGAGGGGTTCACCAGTTTCCGCATGGGTTACGCGTCGGCGCTGGCGTGGCTGCTTCTGCTGATCATCGGAGCGTTCACCGCGGTGAACTTCTGGGCGTCCAAGTATTGGGTTTTCTACAATGACTGA